The Anopheles coluzzii chromosome 2, AcolN3, whole genome shotgun sequence genome window below encodes:
- the LOC120948553 gene encoding aminopeptidase N-like produces the protein MKKFRAFTCSALLLSALLAVTPSVVQARGIVSGRAFDSYRLPNTTVPTHYTLRLDTDIHREIFDYTGNVQIRINVLEATDQIVLHSSRSEITHVQLRNGVGLSVPVKNFELDEDKEFLVVNVGTTLQPNTGTYTLEIDFTNSIARNDQAGFYRSSYDDENGVRRYLGLTQFESVDARTSFPCYDEPGIKTTYDILIVCGIDYHARSNAPLRGIQLLEGGKKLSTFATTPRMQTYLVAWLVSDFKYEREVLTDPQLAIASWSKPSSVHLLSYSVDASKRFMRAMEEYFDQLYSMSKIDNVAIKDEDYAAGAMENWGLVTYKESAISYGPEDGEQRQVGVVTIVGHEFTHQFFGNLLAPKWWSYLWLNEGFARLYQYYLGAISHPELQLRERFVTGPFQTALRADNSLTVRPMTYYTETRPSISRLFDNIAYDKSACVLRMMNYALGERTFQKGLRYYLQQNKERGVVEESNLFDSLEQAAKEDAVLPISLSIHEIFGSWSHQPGVPLVKVRRDGNEYLFTQERYIANTPPEEPFENSWWIPISFSTPSNNAFEKLPAFWMPPNVSEVAYTIETVQDEVVSFNPHSTGYYRVEYEESMLRELIERINKDHTGFEPATRARLIDDTLNIAQSRGGNYDVVLQLLNYLQRETDYVPWAVAYENLRHMQSMLRTNEVVSQLLERFIEKIASPLLERYGGVDHRTGESASVEELRTIAIDLACSGSQSCNDDAQSAVRSLASKKHYTMEDNALLCHGLQHSNAEQRKALQAQFSQALSDKNLDNPSAKHFLHQSLSCLGEDMTKVQSFAKYLLALSESDRTKALHRLLVELNVPLAEIVQSLQSELSQRRSNSVYYKHGPKLIFEIARYVTDPADVQLLSSVASSYDSWVASEIEQQVNANLNWVEQNVEPLKNALTRYFDA, from the exons ATGAAGAAATTTCGTGCATTCACCTGTAGTGCACTGCTGTTATCGGCCCTTCTGGCCGTAACACCGAGTGTTGTTCAAGCACGTGGCATAGTGTCCGGACGAGCGTTTGACTCCTACCGACTGCCGAATACCACGGTCCCAACGCACTACACTCTCCGCCTGGATACTGATATACACCGGGAAATCTTCGACTACACTGGAAATGTTCAAATTCGAATAAACGTACTGGAAGCGACCGACCAAATCGTGCTACACAGTTCGCGTAGTGAAATTACGCATGTGCAGCTCAGGAATGGCGTAGGATTAAGCGTTCCAGTGAAAAATTTTGAGTTGGACGAAGACAAAGAGTTTCTTGTGGTTAATGTTGGAACGACGTTGCAGCCTAATACTGGCACCTACACACTTGAGATAGATTTCACCAACAGTATCGCTCGTAACGATCAGGCCGGTTTCTACCGATCGTCTTACGATGACGAAAACGGTGTTAGACG TTATCTGGGACTTACGCAGTTCGAATCGGTCGATGCAAGAACATCCTTTCCGTGCTATGATGAGCCCGGAATAAAGACAACTTATGATATTCTTATCGTTTGTGGCATCGACTATCACGCCCGCTCAAACGCACCACTGCGCGGGATCCAATTGCTAGAGGGCGGCAAAAAGCTTTCCACATTTGCCACGACCCCTCGTATGCAAACGTATCTTGTTGCCTGGTTGGTGTCCGATTTTAAATACGAACGCGAGGTGTTAACTGACCCACAACTGGCCATCGCTTCATGGTCCAAGCCCAGTTCGGTACATCTGCTATCCTATTCCGTCGATGCTTCCAAGCGCTTTATGCGTGCCATGGAAGAGTACTTCGATCAGCTTTACAGCATGTCCAAGATTGACAATGTGGCCATCAAAGATGAGGACTACGCTGCCGGAGCAATGGAAAATTGGGGTCTCGTGACCTACAAAGAGTCTGCTATCTCGTACGGACCAGAAGATGGTGAGCAACGACAGGTTGGCGTCGTAACGATCGTTGGCCATGAGTTCACACATCAGTTCTTCGGCAACCTGCTGGCACCGAAATGGTGGAGCTACCTGTGGCTAAACGAAGGTTTTGCTAGGCTCTATCAGTACTACCTCGGAGCGATC AGTCACCCAGAACTGCAACTTCGAGAGCGCTTCGTAACCGGACCATTCCAGACCGCACTGAGGGCGGATAATTCGCTTACTGTTCGCCCCATGACGTACTACACGGAAACGCGCCCCAGTATCAGCCGTCTTTTTGATAACATTGCATACGACAAGTCTGCGTGTGTGCTCCGTATGATGAACTACGCACTGGGCGAGCGCACTTTCCAAAAGGGGCTACGGTACTACCTTCAACAGAA CAAAGAGCGTGGTGTTGTCGAGGAATCCAACCTATTCGACAGTCTCGAACAGGCCGCAAAAGAAGACGCTGTCCTTCCTATTTCTCTATCCATACACGAAATTTTTGGCTCCTGGTCACACCAGCCAGGCGTTCCACTGGTAAAAGTTCGCCGTGATGGCAATGAATATTTGTTTACACAGGAACGTTACATCGCGAACACTCCTCCGGAGGAACCATTCGAAAACTCGTGGTGGATACCCATTTCCTTTTCCACTCCGTCCAACAATGCCTTTGAAAAATTACCTGCATTCTGGATGCCCCCGAATGTCTCAGAGGTAGCGTACACAATTGAAACTGTCCAGGATGAGGTGGTGTCGTTCAACCCTCACTCTACCGGTTACTATCGAGTAGAGTACGAAGAAAGTATGCTCCGAGAGTTGATCGAGCGAATTAACAAAGATCATACTGGCTTCGAGCCTGCGACACGTGCTCGCCTCATCGACGATACTCTGAACATTGCACAATCACGAGGTGGCAATTATGATGTGGTACTTCAGCTGCTGAACTATCTGCAACGCGAAACTGACTACGTGCCCTGGGCTGTGGCGTACGAAAATTTGCGCCACATGCAGAGCATGTTGCGAACGAACGAAGTCGTGTCTCAGTTACTTGAAAGATTTATAGAAAAGATAGCCTCTCCGCTGCTGGAAAGGTACGGTGGTGTAGACCACCGTACAGGGGAGTCTGCATCAGTCGAGGAACTACGAACCATCGCCATCGATCTGGCGTGTAGTGGTAGTCAATCGTGCAACGATGACGCACAAAGTGCAGTTCGTTCTCTGGCAAGCAAGAAGCACTACACGATGGAGGATAATGCATTGTTGTGCCATGGACTGCAGCATTCAAACGCCGAACAACGCAAAGCATTACAAGCACAGTTCTCCCAAGCGCTGAGCGATAAAAATCTTGACAATCCTTCAGCTAAACATTTCCTGCATCAATCACTTAGCTGCTTGGGTGAGGATATGACGAAGGTGCAATCGTTTGCCAAATATTTACTCGCTCTTAGCGAATCTGATCGTACCAAAGCACTTCATCGCTTACTTGTAGAGTTGAATGTGCCGCTTGCAGAAATCGTACAATCGCTACAATCGGAACTATCGCAACGTCGCAG CAATTCTGTTTACTACAAACACGGACCCAAATTAATCTTTGAGATAGCTCGTTACGTCACAGACCCTGCGGATGTACAGCTACTGAGCTCTGTCGCTTCTTCTTATGACTCTTGGGTAGCTTCCGAAATCGAACAGCAAGTGAACGCTAATCTTAATTGGGTAGAACAGAACGTCGAACCATTGAAAAACGCCCTCACACGATATTTCGATGCCTAA
- the LOC120960991 gene encoding palmitoyltransferase ZDHHC16, translating into MSRIQWRVRELPKTISQTIRFRWQYGKQCIRSLTYNHHMNQSYASDVCMEPIFWFVDNFTHLLGPFFVFAVICLTTAVVTICYWIGLPYWWNRNRYMTVFLMIVGHWLLLNVVYNFYKAASVSPGYPPEKELIAEAVSICKKCIAPKPPRTHHCSVCNRCVLKMDHHCPWLNNCVGYHNHRYFFLYMLYTTIGTLFIISFGFELGYGVLFLDEAGWKEMEPLQGHPVRFNLSGHIIPVTEMNDYEHDGMAPAEHDLPIPHPNDRTETIHGAILFMALINVATLFALGSLTAWHSTLITRGETSIEAHINKSETKRLAAMNKVYRNPYDFGSRQNWRIFLGITRKRTWWRHVLLPSSHKPEGNGLTWLTYEIASDNADEWP; encoded by the exons ATGAGTCGTATCCAATGGCGTGTTCGAGAGCTTCCAAAGACCATCAG CCAAACAATTCGATTTCGGTGGCAGTACGGCAAACAATGCATTCGCTCACTAACCTACAATCATCACATGAACCAATCGTACGCTTCGGATGTTTGCATGGAACCAATATTTTGGTTCGTTGACAATTTTACCCATCTTCTAGGACCG ttttttgtatttgctgTAATATGTTTAACAACTGCGGTAGTTACGATATGCTACTGGATCGGATTGCCCTACTGGTGGAACAGAAATCGGTATATGACCGTGTTCTTAATGATAGTAGGACATTGGTTGTTATTAAACGTGGTGTACAACTTCTATAAAGCTGCGTCTGTATCGCCAGGCTATCCACCGGAG AAAGAACTGATAGCGGAAGCAGTGAGCATATGCAAAAAGTGTATTGCCCCAAAACCTCCTCGAACACATCACTGTTCCGTGTGTAACCGGTGCGTGCTAAAAATGGACCACCATTGTC CCTGGCTCAATAATTGTGTTGGTTACCACAATCATAGATATTTCTTCCTGTACATGTTGTACACGACAATTGGTACACTGTTTATAATATCTTTTGGGTTTGAGTTGGGCTATGGTGTGTTGTTCCTCGATGAGGCGGGCTGGAAAGAGATGGAGCCGTTGCAAGGACATCCTGTGCGATTCAACCTTTCCGGTCATATTATACCCGTG ACGGAAATGAATGACTACGAACATGACGGGATGGCTCCTGCTGAGCACGATCTGCCCATACCACATCCAAACGATCGAACGGAAACTATTCACGGTGCAATACTGTTTATGGCTCTTATCAATGTGGCCACCTTGTTCGCTCTTGGTTCGCTCACCGCCTGGCACAGTACGCTAATTACGCGAGGTGAAACCAGCATCGAAGCGCACATAAACAAATCCGAAACCAAGCGGCTAGCAGCAATGAACAAAGTGTATCGAAATCCGTACGATTTCGGTTCGAGACAGAATTGGAGAATATTTCTTGGAATTACTCGCAAACGTACTTGGTGGCGGCACGTACTTCTACCGTCCTCTCATAAGCCAGAAGGCAATGGACTGACATGGTTAACGTACGAAATCGCGTCTGATAATGCTGACGAATGGCCTTAG
- the LOC120960989 gene encoding transmembrane protease serine 9-like yields the protein MARIKGFPFVLFLSCFCTVHNRIQPAEQIFPTDINKAFMPTVRQTLNDCHLRYHKYGDYYLIYPIYGVPARQGEFAHMAAIGWRQTNGSISFDCGGSLITPRHVLTAAHCALNDDGVAPQVVRLGVIDITAGLYDPQNQFAQEYGISSFRRHPEHEFRAEYHDIGLVTLDRPVTLTDAVVPACLWTGAQVPLRRLEAVGFGQTSFGGERTPILLKVQLSPVDNSACGRFYPPSRRRRQGLIDQQMCASDERMDTCHGDSGGPLQLKLMANNRLIPFVVGITSFGRFCGTATPAVYTRVSSYVDWLQTETGVSFDAKACAGRHLNIREIEEAMVANRIGGKVFVEPEKSYMDLETVAKHRVYLGYSTASGRIQWNCGGMLINENFVLTVAHCDRFILNKTPDFVKVGDLDIFNDHPHSQVIKIERFIKHPDYRSGSTIDNDIALVKLQRNVRLEPNVVPACILNSETVTLPFYEMAGLGPYNMNNFVMENEALSNNNTLVLTRMRADSNSCSWQNSNKIMCTKNNQSLVPGTCRIEHGGPLEREIWHHDRYYSYVFGLTVAGDDCGFGSEASYVKIASHIKWIEETVLGNSVKRRQVRSARPKRQIVFPDSGESFYSYTVSQSCQLQDGRTGSCTPYRSCPKESVGTTISICQHGLEPIICCPTTPTNTISRPTRLSATGSRPTNPSSSSGYKLNNCVSYWKQYKRTPTEEFEHIPSEGRPVGREEYPHIAAIGYAQQNVWPCTGVLVSDQYVLTAASCIASARGLKSIGLGFGIPSSNVQEIDEIIIHPSYGKGLNDANNVALVRMMNRVQFSSNVLPACLWPKSDKIPLKLYAIGSGTGGLRYVYPRSAMYNSDCRSLPGGDNSITDDENVCIENYYATDTVCADLPGNPVEGIVDQSGIRIPLVVGTTSRTIGCLTSSKAQTVSVLSRIANHMNWIKGVVER from the exons atggcaagaaTAAAAGGATtcccttttgttttatttctgagCTGCTTTTGCACCGTTCACAACCGGATTCAGCCCGCGGAACAAATCTTTCCAACCGACATTAACAAAGCGTTCATGCCCACTGTTCGTCAAACTCTCAACG ATTGTCATCTGCGTTATCACAAGTATGGGGATTACTATCTCATCTATCCGATCTATGGTGTGCCCGCACGGCAAGGAGAATTCGCTCATATGGCTGCAATCGGCTGGAGACAGACTAACGGATCGATCAGTTTCGACTGCGGCGGATCTCTCATAACGCCTCGCCACGTTCTAACTGCAGCGCATTGCGCACTGAATGATGATGG TGTGGCCCCGCAAGTGGTACGCCTAGGGGTAATTGACATCACGGCCGGCTTGTACGATCCACAAAACCAGTTTGCCCAGGAGTACGGTATCTCGAGCTTCAGGCGCCATCCGGAACATGAGTTTCGTGCCGAATATCACGACATCGGTCTAGTCACACTGGATCGCCCTGTAACATTGACGGATGCAGTAGTACCGGCATGCCTCTGGACGGGGGCGCAGGTTCCACTGCGCCGCTTAGAAGCGGTGGGATTCGGTCAAACTAGTTTCGGCGGGGAGCGTACTCCAATTCTGCTGAAGGTGCAACTTTCCCCGGTCGATAACTCAGCCTGTGGCCGGTTTTATCCTCCCAGTCGCCGACGGCGCCAAGGGTTAATCGATCAGCAAATGTGCGCATCAGACGAAAGGATGGACACTTGTCACGGCGATTCGGGCGGCCCGTTACAGCTGAAACTGATGGCAAACAATCGCCTCATACCGTTCGTGGTGGGAATCACCTCTTTTGGAAGATTTTGCGGAACAGCTACGCCCGCAGTTTATACAAGAGTGTCCTCATACGTGGATTGGTTACAGACGGAAACAGGAGTATCGTTCGATGCTAAAG CCTGTGCTGGAAGACACTTGAACATCCGCGAAATCGAGGAAGCCATGGTAGCTAATCGTATAGGTGGTAAGGTATTTGTTGAGCCAGAAAAAAGCTACATGGACCTGGAAACGGTAGCAAAGCATCGCGTTTACCTTGGATACAGCACTGCTAGTGGACGGATACAGTGGAACTGTGGTGGTATGCTTATCAATGAGAACTTCGTCCTAACGGTGGCTCACTGTGATCGATTCATTCTGAACAAAACGCCCGATTTCGTGAAAGTTGGCGATTTGGACATTTTCAACGATCATCCACATTCCCAAGTCATCAAAATCGAACGATTTATTAAGCATCCTGACTACCGAAGCGGCAGTACAATTGATAACGATATCGCCCTCGTTAAGCTGCAGCGTAACGTTAG GTTGGAACCAAATGTGGTGCCAGCATGTATTCTGAACTCGGAAACGGTTACACTTCCATTCTACGAAATGGCTGGATTGGGTCCTTACAACATGAACAACTTCGTCATGGAGAACGAAGCGTTATCCAACA ATAATACGCTAGTATTAACGAGAATGAGAGCTGACAGTAACTCTTGCAGCTGGCAGAATAGCAACAAGATCATGTGCACTAAAAACAACCAATCCTTAGTTCCTGGAACATGTCGA ATTGAGCATGGAGGACCATTGGAAAGGGAGATCTGGCATCATGATAGGTACTACTCCTACGTGTTCGGTTTGACCGTTGCTGGTGACGACTGCGGCTTTGGTTCGGAGGCGAGTTACGTTAAAATTGCTTCCCATATCAAATGGATAGAGGAAACAGTGCTGGGTAATAGTGTAAAAAGACGGCAAGTGCGATCGGCCAGACCCAAACGGCAAATTGTCTTCCCGGACTCGGGAGAATCGTTCTACTCCTATACAGTAAGTCAATCTTGTCAGCTGCAAGACGGGCGAACAGGTTCCTGCACACCGTACCGATCCTGTCCGAAAGAATCGGTGGGCACAACCATTTCTATCTGTCAACATGGGCTAGAACCGATTATTTGTTGCCCTACCACACCCACTAACACAATATCCCGACCAACACGGCTATCTGCCACCGGATCGCGACCAACGAATCCATCTTCCTCGTCCGGCTACAAGCTGAACAACTGTGTTTCCTACTGGAAGCAGTATAAACGTACTCCGACGGAAGAGTTCGAGCACATTCCTTCAGAAGGAAGACCAGTTGGACGGGAAGAGTATCCCCATATTGCCGCCATCGGCTATGCGCAACAGAATGTATGGCCTTGCACAGGAGTTTTAGTAAGTGATCAATACGTGCTCACCGCTGCGAGTTGCATTGCATCCGCACGTGGTTTGAAATCAATAGGACTGGGATTTGGAATACCAAGCTCCAACGTGCAAGAAATAGATGAGATCATCATTCATCCATCCTACGGGAAAGGATTAAATGACGCCAATAATGTGGCTTTGGTGCGGATGATGAATCGTGTGCAATTTTCCTCTAACGTCTTACCCGCTTGTCTATGGCCCAAGAGTGATAAGATTCCATTGAAACTATATGCTATTGGCAGTGGCACTGGTG GTCTGAGATATGTCTATCCCAGAAGTGCCATGTACAATTCAGACTGCCGTTCCCTTCCCGGGGGCGACAATTCCATTACAGACGATGAAAATGTGTGCATAGAAAACTACTATGCCACCGACACGGTGTGTGCGGATTTACCTGGCAATCCCGTCGAGGGAATTGTCGATCAGAGCGGTATACGTATACCGTTGGTCGTAGGTACAACGTCCCGTACCATTGGATGTTTAACTTCCTCCAAAGCACAGACAGTATCAGTCTTATCGCGAATCGCAAATCACATGAACTGGATAAAAGGTGTCGTTGAGCGTTAG
- the LOC120952464 gene encoding serine protease snake-like, whose product MKSFAKILFLSSVLCVALHVQGIFSQNPQTSHIVLLGSTRPDGTREFRCGGSYIGQNIVLAGAHCVTGKNQPALDTVRFGSGTDNVMHFRIVNHTLHYRYKPQFEYHNMAVYYLDARPDLVNAGRFKPACILKPHMKQGIVQMVGDSSNGRGLALQSTSLDVVASEKCHEYYNPIPKLRFGVLLCCFCAMNSDTTECSNMHSSPLQLVINRNGKSVPFLIGHKSIGKACGVKSPAVFTRYGSYYEWLETITDLPLEATACFSRY is encoded by the exons ATGAAGTCGTTTGCGAAGATACTGTTCCTGTCGtcagtgttgtgtgttgctttgcATGTACAGGGAATCTTCAGCCAAAATCCACAAACATCACACATT GTATTGCTCGGATCGACTAGACCGGATGGAACACGTGAATTTCGCTGTGGAGGATCGTACATTGGCCAAAACATTGTGCTCGCCGGGGCACATTGTGTTACAGGGAAAAATCAACCGGCCCTGGACACCGTACGTTTTGGCAGTGGCACGGATAACGTTATGCACTTTCGCATCGTTAATCACACGCTGCACTATCGCTACAAACCACAGTTCGAATATCACAACATGGCTGTCTACTATCTGGATGCGAGACCCGATCTCGTCAATGCAGGACGCTTCAAACCGGCTTGCATTCTGAAACCCCACATGAAGCAGGGCATTGTACAGATGGTTGGAGATAGCTCCAATGGTCGCGGATTGGCACTTCAGTCCACTTCGTTGGACGTTGTAGCGTCCGAGAAGTGTCACGAATACTATAATCCCATACCGAAGCTTCGCTTTGGTGTGTTGCTCTGCTGTTTCTGTGCAATGAACTCGGACACAACCGAATGCTCG AATATGCACAGTTCTCCTCTACAGCTGGTGATCAACCGAAATGGGAAAAGTGTTCCCTTCCTGATCGGCCACAAATCGATCGGTAAAGCTTGCGGTGTCAAAAGTCCCGCCGTATTCACGCGCTACGGCTCCTACTACGAGTGGCTGGAAACGATCACCGATCTACCGCTCGAGGCTACGG CTTGCTTTAGCCGCTACTGA
- the LOC120948554 gene encoding tetraspanin-9 — MGCDCESCIAKTLLSVFNFLFFVLGTIVLGVGVWLATDKTSFIALLKMVENDQLEHFTQPAVIEQLAYLLIVIGSVMFFLSFLGYCGAIRESQCLLTTYGLFLLVILVAEVTAFGLAAAYKDRARTETKNYLQTTISNYYTSNDRNQTDAVTLMWNYMMSELHCCGVDDYRDFALSEKWNESKRDKIIPTACCVQTSLFQPQDKNCPFSPTDSNSYFKKGCYNALIDWIMYNRNLVIIVAIGVGLTQLLAIFLSFCLCKSIEKYRGMRL; from the exons ATGGGGTGCGACTGTGAATCATGCATAGCAAAAACGCTACTATCCGTATTCAATTTTCTATTCTTT GTCCTAGGAACAATTGTGCTCGGTGTGGGCGTATGGCTAGCCACAGATAAAACATCGTTCATAGCGTTACTGAAAATGGTCGAAAACGATCAGCTCGAG CATTTTACGCAACCGGCAGTTATAGAGCAGCTAGCTTATCTGCTGATTGTAATCGGATCGGTAATGTTCTTCCTCAGCTTCCTCGGATATTGTGGAGCGATACGCGAAAGCCAGTGCCTTCTAACAACG TACGGCCTATTTTTGCTGGTAATTCTAGTAGCAGAGGTGACGGCCTTTGGACTAGCAGCAGCGTACAAGGATCGTGCGCGAACAGAAACCAAAAACTACCTCCAGACCACGATCTCGAATTACTACACCAGCAACGATCGTAACCAAACCGATGCAGTGACGTTAATGTGGAACTATATGATGTCGGAACTGCATTGCTGCGGCGTTGACGACTACCGAGACTTTGCTTTGTCTGAGAAGTGGAACGAAAGCAAACGGGATAAGATTATACCGACGGCTTGCTGCGTACAAACGTCCCTATTCCAGCCGCAAGACAAAAACTGTCCCTTCTCGCCAACCGATTCGAACAGCTACTTTAaaaag GGATGCTATAATGCGCTAATAGACTGGATCATGTACAACCGCAACCTGGTCATCATTGTTGCCATAGGAGTCGGATTAACGCAGCTGTTGGCGATTTTCCTGTCCTTCTGTTTGTGTAAATCGATTGAAAAGTATCGAGGAATGCGATTGTAG